The genomic DNA TAAAAAGATACGAAGGTTTAGGTGGACTTTAGTCCGCCTGTCAAAACCTGAAGTATCACACCCCGCCTATAGTGAGCGAAGCGAATAAAAAAGATATGCTTAATGAGTTGGAAAAGAAAATAAAAATAAAATTCAAAAATCCCGCCCTGTTAGAAACCGCACTTACCCATAAATCATATGCGATAGAAAACAACCTGAAAGAGTATAACGAACGGATGGAGTTTCTGGGTGATGCGATTTTATCTACCGCAACTGCCGTCTATCTTTACAAAAAATACCCGAATTACGACGAAGGAAAATTATCAAAAATAAAATCAGCCGCAGTAAGTAAAACAAGTATCTATCCGATTGCACAAAAACTTGAACTTGGCAAATTTATAAAAATATCTAAAAGCGAAGAAGCAACAGGCGGTAGAGTCAAAGAGTCCATTTTAGCAAACGCACTGGAAGCAATCATCGGTGCTGTGTTTCTTGATGGTGGCTATAAAACAGCCGAAAAATTTATTCATAAATTGTTAGATGGACAAAAACTCAGCCCGTCTGATTTTAAATCGGATTTACAAGAAATCATACAGGCAAAATATAAAATGATACCAGTGTATAAAGTCCTTGAAGAAAAAGGACCTGACCATGATAAAATATTTAAAGTGGCTGTAAATATAGGCA from Elusimicrobiota bacterium includes the following:
- the rnc gene encoding ribonuclease III encodes the protein MSEANKKDMLNELEKKIKIKFKNPALLETALTHKSYAIENNLKEYNERMEFLGDAILSTATAVYLYKKYPNYDEGKLSKIKSAAVSKTSIYPIAQKLELGKFIKISKSEEATGGRVKESILANALEAIIGAVFLDGGYKTAEKFIHKLLDGQKLSPSDFKSDLQEIIQAKYKMIPVYKVLEEKGPDHDKIFKVAVNIGKKQLGIGIGKSKKEAEQNAAKNALLKLKVKG